The Crassostrea angulata isolate pt1a10 chromosome 1, ASM2561291v2, whole genome shotgun sequence nucleotide sequence ATTTACAAATAGTACAACATCgggttgaacatattttattaatcaGATGGATCGGAAACAAGTTCTAACAAATTACTATAGTTCCTCTCATCATACTACAATAGTAGTCATGCAAACGAATTTTAAATTTaactaataattatataaaatcgtTCTTTCTTTGtgcttttatgaatttatttcccgccatttttcaaaaacatgaaaaattcttcattttttcttcatattcaaCAGTAGGAAAAATAAAAAGCAGCCAGTATCACATAAGTCACTGTTCatattattttgcatatcaTAGTTAAAACATGCTCTTAGACAATTTATATAAATCTAAATAAATAGTACATATGTTTTAATCTATCTTTAAGCAAATTTCTATAAAACTCTATTTATGCTTCGGGCATCAAAGACTCTCTCCCTCATATTCCCTTTTGCCTTATCTACTACATTTGTATCTACCAGCCAAGCACTATATAAGCTATCAGAAGTTCTGTGCCACGCGAACGTGACTCAAAGGAAAATGAATTTGGTAGCGGTTGTCTGTTCCGCAATAGTTTGGGTTGTGGTGAGCGGCGACTCAGAGGTGGAGTCTCTTCGGCGTGAAGTGGAAAGTCTGAAGAATGTGGTGGTAAGTCTCCACGATGTTTGCGGCCTTCATTCTTCAGAGATTAAGTCACTGCAGAAAACGGCAGAAGACCAACAAAAGACAATAGAAATACAACAGGTGCTCATTAAAAAGCTTTTGTCAGAGAATCaagaccttaaaaataaatCTCGGAATTGGAGTTTCAAACGGACTGGTTTAGTAAACCAAAAAAGTGAAAACGTCGGGGAACATcacataccggtatatgaaaACTCAATGCTCATAGGGGGCTTTCAGGAAAGTTCACAAGAAGGATTGCTGGCTGAAGACCAAAGAAATAGTAAGATTGTGTAATATTCAATCTTTTCTAGATATTATGCAGACACCATCATGCATGAGTGCTTAAATTAATGGATTTCAATTCTATATATTGCATTTATGTATAACAGCAAATTCATGAGAACAGTACAAAATATCCTAACAATTAAatctatgtttatttttaaaatgtaatgacACACAGAAACATTTCATGATTATCATATCTTAACTCTCAAATCGATTATTTGTAGGAATATGAATATATGGGGTTAATATGCGCAGAATCCCAAAGTAGAGATGAATATAGCAGCGAAATATCGGTGTTGTAGAGTACCCTATCATAAGTCAAATTAATGATGGACCCaagaacaagaggccaatgggccacatGGTTCACCAAAGTTAcaatatcctactttgattccAATAAAGAAATTACTTTTCTTCTCGTATATCTAAAACAAACAAGAAGGGAAAGGTGTTGTTTTTGTTCTTACAAAACGTTCAATAAATTATACTAGTAGCCTATTGTCTACAAATATTTTGTACGTTTTCCCCCGACTCCATTTCATCCTTATTGAGGTCCATCTATGTCGTCCAGGAATACCAGTAAAAATAAGCTTCCAAGTACTCAATAAATTCGTACTTTCTGATAtccaaatgaaatataaataataggCTTCATTTTTTGGtcagattattttgttttttatctttctATGTAACTCCCAATACATTTGTTAGACACCCCTTTACCCCCGTTTCATTTTTTCCTACGTAAAAGGAAAATTTCGTCTTTTTCTGACACCTACGTTTTTGATTATATAAAGAACACTTATTAATAAACTTCTACGTATAAGCTCTCTTCTACGTACTAGTCTCCGTGTTcgagagaagatttttttattcagttaAACTCTTTTAGTAAGTGGTTCAGGAGGAAGTCGTAAACGAAAGAGTAAACAGgaagacggacggacagacggggATAAAGACAGACGGCAGACGACagaaatttttcagaaaagtatACTTATACTTTCGGTTcttcatatttaattaaattggtTTCATTGTTTTGCAGAACGGCTTCTATCCCAAACTACCCCAGGGTCGCCTGTTCAAAACGCTGTTGCTTTCTATGCTTACATGTCAACATCAGTGTCTTATACCAACAATCATCATGTCCCAGTCTTTGATACAGTGAAAACTAACATTGGAGACAGTTTCCACCATAGTACTGGAGTATTTATGGTTCCATcatcaggtacatgtatacacaactGTGATTGATGCATTGTTTAAGCATTCTCcattcattttacacaaaaagtaACCGCAATATCTTGTTGCGAAAAGAATATACTAGAAAAGGATAATTTTACAATAGTTTCTgttaaattatgtttattgGTGTGTTGATGTTCGAGATTGTGGCAAACTTAGTACTACTTATGTAGTATCATCAAACTTTGTATGCTTTTTTGCACTGTAAAGAATCAAACCCTACTTATTTCCAAAGTTATAGGCGTATCATTACTTGAGATATCCTGTATTTggtttttgaattaaatgtttgTATGTCTTCACATGGACAATCCGAGAACACGATGGTAGTCAACATTCTGTTGCCTTGGTGATTAACAATGAAGAGTATGGGGCTGTTTACCAAAAGGTGCATGTCGGGGAGTACGACCAGTGCAGTACAACTGTTGTTCTTTACCTTAACCAAAGGGACGATGTATATCTGAGAACCAGAAACGGAGGCGGAATGCCAGACGGAAACCTGCCTATGACGTGTAACCCATGGGGAAGAACGTCTTCTTCTGGTTGGAAAATCAATTAGGTGCTTATATCTGAAACTACGTGGTCGTGTGTCATcaacaatatttatatgaatagaGTAGAATATTCAGAATACTAGCACTCTATATACGTACCAAGTAAAAAGTTTATTCATCCTACTTTCTTAGACAATTGTTGTTCGCTAGACAGTTTAAACACTTTTAACGATACATTTGGTTAAACGGATATAACGGATAGATACAATCAAAGAGTTGTCTGCATATATGgctttatttattataatatgtcCTTTAGTTTATTCATCCATAAAAGGATAtacatataaacaatgaaattctTTCTGActtaaatgacaaaaatcaatatattttgtctCGACattcaataaatgaattaataagCTTGTTGGTTCGCACGCGGGTAAATATATGAAGGTTGTGATCGTTACAGTCAGTATaaaatcatgatatttttttataaaattatgtatttgCTATTATGTAGGGATCAATTATTTAGGAGCCTGGGTGGTCAACAGATCAGATGTTCCTTAAACTTTGACATGTGATATTAATGGCGATAAACTTACATTAGTGAGGAAAAATACCAAATATTTTAGCTGTGATATTTGAtcatttttctatatttgtattcacactCTTCTTCTTAAGGTAGCAAGgaacagtttcgaataaagtacccgtcaatatttttgtaaaattgagagttgctgtactttaaggcttatgagtgttgttaaaattcatgaaatgatttttaatgatgatcattagttagaggggtgtctgttgttgaaattgatatgcaatatgtaggccccttatgttagatacatgagaatcagaagtaaaatgcgaaacctgcggctatgactgttgtgctgactttacacagtgaaattgcaagttacagacgggaggtaaaataacacgaaaaataggtggatgggacattgtaaactatacaccggtaagtttctgacatgtgatagtgcaacatgcacgcggtacggaaggtcaaccctctgcagagagttagctgggggaggtctaaaaagctgaaaaatcatgaaaaattagcaaaatatgtttgggtcaaaatctcataaaaaccagtatgtagagaattttacaggttttgaataataattttcttcagaaattggtggtTGGCCttataaataatgaattaaaggtagtttgtgctgaatgggaactgagaaAATTCTAGTTatagagttccgaagacatgcatctcttggctacaatgaattgtatcaaaaaaactgtcccctgccaccttaagAAGATTAAAATAGACTAAAAATGGCCAAGACCATCGAGCTCTTTAAATTTAACcttattaaaaataatcagTGTCAAGAATATTTAAATTCGTGGTTAATGATCCTATCATACTATAATAATTTTTAGATATCAGTATTGCCCTTTTAATGAACATTAATTTAGTGGATCAATTCAAccaaaatccacaaaaattggtattcaacgattAATATTGACACCACCACGACTGTGTAATATATTTGATAGATCTGTAAGAAGATTTCAATCCTGTGATGCTTTTTGGTGCTGTTTTCTCTCTGAAAATGTATCCAACACTTTCATGAACATTTATGCTTGGTACATGAATAAAAGTATatctcaataaaaaaattgtcagcTTTGTAATACCTTAAAACAATCATGATTTATATTGAGAAAACAACCTACTAATTTGCCTCTTTTATTTTACAAGCAAAGATGTACAAAGATTAGAATGTaaaacataattacatgtacatacacaaaGGTTATCCAAAAGTATTGAATACGTGTAcaacataattacatgtacatatacatgtacagaggTTATATTAAAGGACATAAGTTATGAAAAGCAAATGAATTAAGCATTAAAGATATAAAACGTGGGGACCAAATTGCagaaacaaaaactaattttgataataaactgATCTTATAATAGATAAAAGTTCAAATTGTACAAGACAAGTCAGCTAATATCGCCGTAACTGACAAAATATCTTAAATTACGATATGATACATTGGATGGTTTACTAATTAATCAACATTTCGTAcgtttatattttagaatttaaaaaaaatgttaaaagcaccgaaaaAAACACATTTGATACGCGTATaacatcaaataatatataaatagtgcctgtttgggagggtaacagttgaaattgacaccccgagaaaaccattgtcaaccgacgcgaagcggaggttgacaatggttttcgaggggtgtcaatttcaactgttatcctcccaaacaggcactatttattttgttatactggatgtctttttttaaatttttaagaaaattttactgcttttatataggaataacgtgaattctacagcgaaccgtacgcgcatgattttcgcgcatgtaactttttttaatgttacccgttgccaagtgcgttgctaacgctgagggtaatagtaaatattattaactgcgtcttaaccaatcagatttcagtatttaacatgaaagtataacaacaaCAAATAACAAACAAACCAGCAAGtattaaaggaagtattcattataaaaatctACGGTCTATATATCATCTAGGAAATAAATACCGGGTATTTCATCTAGGAGAAAAACAATGCTAGTGTGACAACATACCTAGTAATGTTTGATTCAAAATCGACAGCCAACACTTTGAAAGAAACTTATTTACATGCATCATGCCGCCAGATTGACAAGGATTCAAATGTTTCAACTGTAGAATAGTGATGAGTACTGAACCTATGTTCTATTGTTAATTACTGGACATGTTTCGTTTATTATCGGTTTTACAATTTACCCACAAGGGAATTCCAAAGGCAAAGTAAAGAAGAACGCCCTGACCCCCGCTGAAAACTGTATGCAAAAACGAAAACACTTGTAGGTGGGTAATCTGAGCAAGAAAACCAAAACACCAGGACGCACCAGTCAAAGTGGATAACCGGAAGTAAGCACTGACTCTCTGCTGTTCCCTTGACTTGCGTACATCTtccttttcaaaaatctttttgacTGTAACAAAAAACATAAATGTGTTGATAATGACGCTAATACCAACAGGTAGAGCAAACGTGTAAAGGATCATGTTCGGATCGGCAATGTAACACGTTGAAGTAGAATATCCAAAACTGTTACCACCGCTAAAGTAGAAGCTTACAGATAtgttgacaccaataaaaaacaaacagaagGAGAAATTAACCAACAAGAGAGTAGAAACTTTGGATTTTTTTCGAAAGGTGGCAATGTCAGTAAAAGTCTGAAAGATCTTGAAGGAAGAGAGACTCATCCAAAACATCGAAGATAACCAAAAGAAATGAACGAAGACACCTGCGGTTATGCATGCAGATTTGCTCCAAAGGAAAAACTTAGAAATTGTGTATATAATATTTGCAAATGTTATAAAGAAGGACAAAACAACGATGTGAGATCCTGGAGAAACCAACGGATTTGATTTGACAATGTAAGATATGATCGTCAAGACGGACCCTGCTGTAGACAGGGAAAGACAAACCAATGACAGATATTTACTCTCTTCTAAATCTGCAGATGGCTGGGAGGCAGTTACTTGAGCTCGATTGAACCAGTCCAAACAGATGTCATACTGAAGATTACTTGTAGATTTCTTAAAGTACCTAGAAGGAATACAAGTGTTCAGTTCTGGAAGACACAAAGAGTAGTTTTTCAAACTTATCAGAGTATTTTCCGTACTGATCCTGACTCTGGGACAAGTATACCAGTCGGCAACAACCACTGTGGAGAGAGACTTTAAACAGAAAATACGAGTCGAGGCCATATTAATAAAAGCTAAAGAAGATTTTGTTCGATAACTTATTGGATGAACATAATGACGGGTAAAAAGGGACAAATATCTGTCTTCCTCGTACAAAATAAATCTTTGTCCAattaaaaaacttgaaaaagTTATGTTTAAGCCCAAATAGGTATCCTCAAGAACAACTTCTTTATCTTTTGCAAAAAGATTTAACAAGTATTTAATCATGTCGTTAAGACTGTGAACACGATTCAGAGTTAATTCAATAAGTGCACCGAATTGCTCTGTTCGTTCGTCAAGTACAAATATATTCAGAGAGCATAAATAGTCGCTAAGATTATTCGTAAGCAATTTGTTTTCTAAATGGGTTTGCAAAAGCGATCCAACTGAAAGGAAAGCTGAACTGTTGTGTCCAccgattttttcaaaaatcaaattgatcTCGTAGTTGTTTTCTTCCCATCTGGAAAAAGATGATTGGCAAGATGGTGGTTCAGGTGGGTGATGAGTGTATTCGTATTCCTGCTCACAGGTCAAAGCAAAACAGGTCTTCTACAACATTAAAGAACACATCATTACTAGATTTGCATTATCACTTTCATTCATAACAAATTTGAAAGATTCTTTAAAAGTGTACGGAACTTGCCGCAATATCAGACGAGTGGTTCTTatgtgaaaattaaaaagacaccgaacaaaaaatacataccaactctttatgaaatatttgtcCATGACCACATTCTACGTCATCGTGAAATTCCTCGACGGATCTctttttgttgaaatttattaaaGCCGAGAAGAGTGGAAAATCTTTGGACCCCCCGTAGGCActgtcttttttattttcaattggtaATTCGAACAAGTTCATAGGAAAGCAGAGAGCgcagaatatatttttaaatgttatgtaGTTTGTAATGAAAGGTAGGTAATAGTCCTTGCACGCCTGAATAAGGTACGATGAGTTTCCGTCGAGAGATCCTGTTTGGTTGCAAGTAACGCCTGTTGTAGAAATACAGGGAGTCACCAATTCTCTTATTGTGTTTGGTGGATAAAACAAGATATTGCATGGCGAAAGTCTTTCAAATATCTTCTGATAGACTGCATCAGGAGTCAAAACCGACGACAAAAGATAAGACCGCGACGTGCAAACGATCTTGTCCTGTTTCCAAAACAGTAGGTCGGAAATATTTTCATCATTGCAAAGCGCACATTGAAGATACCGATATGTCTCGTTGGTCAAAAGAGAGGTCACCGGGGTGAAGAGGGACATGTTTATAGATTGGCTTTTGGATGGGATACATACCTTTCCATCTGGACAGCTATCGACCATCCAGTACGACGGTTCCTGAAAATCGGAATGTATGTTCAAAAAAGGCAATGAACAGCTAAGAGAAACCGTTTTGTTTTGTTCCAGTTGTTCGATCGGATCTGAGCTATTTTCCATAAGCAAATGCTTTGAGGGACAACAAGAGGATTTTCTTATACAAGATGCATCGCAGTCGCAAGGCGTACAAGTTCTGGTCATTTCTACATCAAAGACGTAACTTCTTCTTAGACTTTGTCCCTGACACATATCTTGTTCCGGACATAGAACAAGGTACTGCATCAGCATGGCTCGTGTAGTGTAGTTTGAGATCCATGATGTTAAGTTGTGGGTATCGATGATGTCAGCCGACTCTGGTGTTTTCATTGTGGGCCCGCCATAAAATCCATACCCTGCACAATGTCTCCAATCAAAGAgtattaaaagaaatacagggatctacaatttaaaaaaaaataccggtatgACTAAATTAATGgctgacatttttaaaactctgaaataaattgtttgaaaattagtTAAAGAATGAtgaaatttttgtttctttgttaaaaataatgaaaataataatttttaaatgaaataaattcctacttgttaattgaattaaaaagtGTTGCATTCATTCATGAAATACACTCATGACACGAAATTTTGACTTACCATTGTGATTCCTGTAGATAAAATAACTTATCAGGTCTTTTTCTGAACTTATATAGTAAAAGGTTGATATACCCCGGGATGATATGACATAAAAAAAAGCCACCGATCAGCAATGTGCTGAAAAACGTGACCAAAAAAGTTAATGTGTTGCAATTTTGGAAGGCTAGATGTGATTATGTTCAAGTATCGATGGAAATTTGAATTGCGACTTTTCAGTTACTCTTTAATATAAGCCATTAACAGTTTGACGTGTCACCACCCTATCTGTATGCTGACTTAATCGTTTTGTTATGTGTTGATTGGTACTTTTAGGATAATTGACTCTTTTTatgacttttttctttatttatttttcttaatagaCTAACTTAAGAAATCGTTGCACATCATATATCGGACTATTATCAAGttctttcaaaattcaaatgtatcaTTTATAGCACtgatattataattttgaattacaagtgcatttataaaaacaaaagaaatatgaatgTACAGCTTATAAATGAATATCGTTTATCTTCTCATCAACTTCAGATTAAGCGTGGTGGATTTTATGATATTCCTAGAAAATAGGTTTTGTAGACAATGATAACTATTACAGATTGAAGGTGagttttgttttattctaatttgaaaattttaccgaaaaaaaataagagtgatgtgtgtaaacaaaaacgttattatgaaaattaatctGCCTTTAAACTTGTTCAATTAAAGTCAACAAAAAAATGAGAGTTGTGAATTTGGGCAAATACATGATTGTAAatgtatcttttaaaatgctcaaAATAAGATATAAATATGGGAATTTGACGTTTTATGTTTTTTACataatagaaacaaaatatagtcaaaaataacatttatcgCCGCCACTTTGGATTTATTTCAAACTGTCAAATCAGCTTGAATTTTACCTAAAACTCAtcggtaaaattattttacgGTCCTCTTTTGTCTTCCTATCGGTCCCTCAACATCTAAGTTTACAACCGATTCAACAAACCAGTGCGTTACACCTGTCATTATAAAGGGTAATCAATTGCATCTTTCTTTAGACGATAAGTTActatatagcattgaatcatgattttttgaagtatacagtctcataactgcagcggtgtgtgcatacaaattgagtaacgcgcgttagcgcgttatgaaaatttgtatgcaaggatcgctgcagttatgagactgtatacttcaaaaaatcacaAGACAAGAATTATTGCATATTAGTTAAATTTATCCATGGAAAACGTtctaaatattgttaaataatgtatagtgttttatgctaaatatgtaaatgttaaagaatctaaatggttaaaaaacttaaaacaattttagatgacAGTTGGTATAGTAATATTTGGATGAATAACCAAGTAGTTAATAATGAATGGCTAATTAAAAGCTTAAAACAAAAGCTAACAGATCATTTCAACAAAACTGGGAATCAATATGTAATAATTCTTCAAAAGGTGTTACATATATCAGTTGTTTACTATTGTAGACTTTAGATGCCAGTCGTATGATAATTgtaatttaaagcaatatgagctgtattttttagaatgttattttgctgcaaaaacttgctagtatgataagtctgcctgtaacttaaacttttatgataaatgacatttgaaaaaatcattaatttttgtcaggagAAAGGTTTTtcttataaggaatatatagcagatcaatttttgtacatgacgacaataattcaattttgctccaattaaggcttcttaatggcttttcccacaaaaacagagctaacagaaattttaaaaccatgatattctttgtcattttagtaaaaataacattttctttaaaaaaattttcaacataaaaattgcagctcatattgctttaagtaaatatatgaaaaaggtTTACGCTAGATTTCGAACTTCACACCAAAAATTACCTATCGAAACTGGTAGATGGAATGACATACACATGTAGACAGAAGTAAGAGGTTATAATGCAATTTATGTTAAAGAGACATTGGAGATGAATTTCACTATATTTTGTGTTGCACTGTGttgaaaaacgaaagaaaaaacCATATAccaaaattttatctttttagaccaaatattgtcaaatttaacGATTTTTTTCCCTCAAACATTGTGAACTTATTAAGCAAATTATGTGCATGGTTTGGTATACTAAAGAATACAGTAGATCGGTGGTTAGTAATTTTCCGATCGATGCAATTAAGTTACACAG carries:
- the LOC128192206 gene encoding uncharacterized protein LOC128192206, encoding MLRASKTLSLIFPFALSTTFVSTSQALYKLSEVLCHANVTQRKMNLVAVVCSAIVWVVVSGDSEVESLRREVESLKNVVVSLHDVCGLHSSEIKSLQKTAEDQQKTIEIQQVLIKKLLSENQDLKNKSRNWSFKRTGLVNQKSENVGEHHIPVYENSMLIGGFQESSQEGLLAEDQRNKRLLSQTTPGSPVQNAVAFYAYMSTSVSYTNNHHVPVFDTVKTNIGDSFHHSTGVFMVPSSGLYVFTWTIREHDGSQHSVALVINNEEYGAVYQKVHVGEYDQCSTTVVLYLNQRDDVYLRTRNGGGMPDGNLPMTCNPWGRTSSSGWKIN
- the LOC128184145 gene encoding uncharacterized protein LOC128184145; this encodes MKTPESADIIDTHNLTSWISNYTTRAMLMQYLVLCPEQDMCQGQSLRRSYVFDVEMTRTCTPCDCDASCIRKSSCCPSKHLLMENSSDPIEQLEQNKTVSLSCSLPFLNIHSDFQEPSYWMVDSCPDGKSKRFLKRKMYASQGNSRESVLTSGYPL